The Geodermatophilaceae bacterium NBWT11 genome has a segment encoding these proteins:
- a CDS encoding LysR family transcriptional regulator: MAGARADLAGSGPRGARPGQVTRLVRRSMQGEADRWGGRPPAQVRACPWSTGSAVGPLGGEAAAWAMLGWYCRLRTAHQEVTVMVHTRDLTYFLAVADQLHITRAAATLAISQPALSKQIASLEKLFGVSLFDRGPAGVTLTRAGEALVPYARRLVELAGEAAAAVRDAGRDAAKLTIGFWLSPANDVLAPAVAAVSGRYPDLRLRLRRADWTEAAAGVLSGMADVALVEAPHDEPVPGVRSHRLAVEDVVLGVGATHRLAGRDEVVPADLAGETVFVLPQEARSLSGLRTVPVEAAARVEHVTTIDETLHGIAMGLGVCVVTPAVLAAHPHPAVRCVPMRGIGQADYHVVWRLADESRPEVRDLVEELTASHARWARAR, translated from the coding sequence ATGGCGGGTGCTCGGGCGGACCTCGCTGGGTCGGGACCACGAGGTGCTCGACCTGGGCAGGTGACCAGGCTCGTACGACGAAGCATGCAGGGCGAGGCCGATCGGTGGGGAGGCCGCCCACCGGCCCAGGTCCGCGCCTGCCCGTGGTCGACCGGGTCTGCTGTCGGCCCGCTCGGCGGCGAGGCGGCCGCGTGGGCGATGCTGGGCTGGTACTGCCGTCTCCGGACCGCACACCAGGAGGTGACCGTCATGGTCCACACCCGCGACCTGACCTACTTCCTGGCCGTCGCCGACCAGCTGCACATCACCCGTGCGGCCGCCACCCTGGCGATCAGCCAGCCGGCCCTCAGCAAGCAGATCGCCAGCCTCGAGAAGCTGTTCGGTGTCTCCCTGTTCGACCGCGGACCCGCCGGGGTGACCCTGACCCGGGCCGGGGAGGCGCTGGTGCCCTACGCGCGCCGGCTGGTCGAGCTGGCCGGTGAGGCGGCGGCCGCCGTACGGGACGCCGGTCGCGACGCGGCGAAGCTGACCATCGGGTTCTGGCTGAGCCCCGCCAACGACGTGCTGGCACCCGCGGTGGCGGCGGTGTCCGGGCGCTATCCGGACCTCCGGTTGCGGCTGCGCCGGGCCGACTGGACCGAGGCGGCGGCCGGCGTGCTGAGCGGGATGGCAGACGTCGCGCTGGTCGAGGCACCGCACGACGAACCGGTGCCCGGGGTCCGCAGCCACCGGCTGGCGGTCGAGGATGTCGTGCTCGGGGTCGGCGCCACCCACCGGCTCGCCGGCCGGGACGAGGTGGTCCCGGCCGACCTGGCGGGCGAGACGGTCTTCGTGCTGCCGCAGGAGGCGCGCTCGCTGTCCGGGCTGCGGACGGTGCCGGTCGAAGCTGCGGCCAGGGTCGAGCACGTGACCACCATCGACGAGACGCTGCACGGGATCGCGATGGGGCTGGGCGTCTGCGTGGTCACCCCCGCGGTGCTGGCCGCGCACCCGCACCCCGCCGTGCGGTGCGTCCCCATGCGGGGGATCGGCCAGGCCGACTACCACGTGGTGTGGCGGTTGGCCGACGAGTCCCGTCCCGAGGTGCGCGACCTGGTGGAGGAGCTGACGGCGTCCCACGCCCGGTGGGCCCGCGCCCGGTGA
- a CDS encoding GTP pyrophosphokinase family protein has translation MVYKFGLDEMLTKVNILREELRMGEDSPIEHVTSRLKSFESLAAKVERKGVLFTVDQVRSAIHDVAGVRIVCSFVSDVYLVADMLTRQPDVELVATKDYIAEPKANGYKSLHLIVDTPVHMSDRSVTARVEVQLRTVAMDFWASLEHKIFYKYDEAVPAQLRAELTEAAHIADRLDSTMQRLHREVRDLS, from the coding sequence ATGGTCTACAAGTTCGGCCTGGACGAGATGCTGACCAAGGTCAACATCCTGCGCGAGGAGCTGCGGATGGGCGAGGACAGCCCCATCGAGCACGTCACCTCCCGGCTGAAGAGCTTCGAGAGCCTCGCCGCGAAGGTGGAGCGCAAGGGCGTGCTGTTCACCGTCGACCAGGTGCGTTCGGCCATCCACGACGTCGCCGGCGTCCGGATCGTCTGCAGCTTCGTCTCCGACGTCTACCTGGTCGCCGACATGCTCACCCGCCAGCCCGACGTCGAGCTGGTCGCCACCAAGGACTACATCGCCGAGCCCAAGGCCAACGGCTACAAGAGCCTGCACCTCATCGTGGACACCCCGGTGCACATGTCCGACCGCAGCGTCACCGCCCGTGTCGAGGTCCAGCTGCGCACCGTGGCGATGGACTTCTGGGCCAGCCTCGAGCACAAGATCTTCTACAAGTACGACGAGGCGGTGCCGGCCCAGCTGCGCGCCGAGCTCACCGAGGCCGCGCACATCGCCGACCGGCTGGACTCCACGATGCAGCGGCTGCACCGCGAGGTCCGCGACCTCTCCTGA
- a CDS encoding relaxase domain-containing protein, with protein MTVHKLTAGSGYTYLTRQVAAHDATDQPAGGLGAYYSEKGEAPGRWMGRGLAGRSDFPVGDTVTEAHMVALFGHGRHPNAAQIEQTARADGRDAQEIDRASRLGRPFGVFEASNDFRQRCAVEFRELNQALGLPAASPVSDDERARIHTEVAGAMFEERFGRPALDARELSGHLARISRQPTTAVAGYDLTFSPVKSVSTLWAIAPRDVAAVIERAHQDAVDTVYGEPFSSSPAGYIPVVGMGMVSACNACAANTAGSTAGGPAGGSADQNENPLVPGNAPPPV; from the coding sequence ATGACGGTGCACAAGCTCACGGCGGGGTCCGGGTACACCTACCTGACCCGCCAAGTGGCTGCTCACGACGCCACCGATCAGCCGGCCGGCGGCCTGGGCGCGTACTACAGCGAGAAGGGCGAAGCGCCGGGGCGCTGGATGGGCCGCGGCCTCGCCGGCAGATCGGACTTCCCAGTCGGCGACACGGTGACCGAGGCGCACATGGTCGCGCTGTTCGGTCACGGCCGTCATCCGAACGCCGCTCAGATCGAGCAGACGGCTCGAGCCGATGGACGAGATGCACAGGAGATCGACCGGGCGAGCCGTCTCGGCAGGCCCTTCGGTGTCTTCGAGGCGTCGAACGACTTCCGGCAGCGCTGTGCCGTCGAGTTCCGCGAGCTCAACCAAGCGCTCGGTCTGCCTGCCGCCTCGCCGGTCTCAGACGACGAGCGCGCCCGGATCCACACCGAGGTGGCCGGGGCGATGTTCGAGGAGAGGTTCGGTCGCCCCGCCCTCGACGCCCGTGAGCTGTCCGGTCATCTGGCACGCATCTCTCGGCAGCCGACCACCGCCGTCGCCGGCTACGACCTCACCTTCAGCCCAGTCAAGAGCGTCTCGACGCTCTGGGCGATCGCACCGCGGGACGTCGCGGCTGTGATCGAGCGGGCGCACCAGGACGCCGTCGACACGGTGTACGGCGAGCCGTTCTCTAGCTCACCGGCTGGGTACATCCCCGTGGTCGGGATGGGGATGGTCAGCGCCTGCAACGCCTGTGCCGCTAACACCGCAGGATCGACCGCGGGCGGCCCAGCCGGTGGGTCGGCCGACCAGAACGAGAACCCGCTCGTCCCGGGGAACGCTCCGCCCCCGGTGTAG
- a CDS encoding VanZ family protein — protein MRQSAPVLTDWLLDHPWASPTVLAALVALGPLVGSWSAGRRRLTAWLAGAALLPVALLTLLPVDSGTGLVQCTVQWALPTLGRVELLANLLLFVPPALLATVATRRPIVVLVGGSLLSAVVEASQALVVDIGRACDTTDWLCNTLGVGLGVALGIAALALHRRGRPAPPERRRLSPAAPAAPPAPGRTPAP, from the coding sequence GTGCGGCAGAGTGCGCCCGTGCTCACCGACTGGCTGCTCGACCACCCGTGGGCCAGCCCGACCGTCCTGGCCGCACTCGTCGCCCTCGGACCACTGGTGGGGTCGTGGTCGGCCGGTCGACGCCGGCTCACCGCCTGGCTGGCCGGCGCAGCCCTGCTGCCGGTGGCCCTGCTGACCCTGCTGCCCGTGGACTCGGGGACCGGGCTGGTGCAGTGCACCGTGCAGTGGGCGCTGCCCACCCTGGGCCGGGTCGAGCTGCTGGCGAACCTGCTCCTCTTCGTGCCCCCGGCACTCCTGGCGACCGTCGCGACCCGCCGTCCGATCGTGGTGCTGGTGGGCGGGAGCCTGCTGTCGGCGGTCGTCGAGGCGTCCCAGGCCCTGGTGGTCGACATCGGCCGGGCCTGCGACACGACCGACTGGCTGTGCAACACCCTGGGCGTGGGCCTCGGTGTGGCGCTGGGGATCGCGGCCCTGGCGCTGCACCGACGAGGCCGGCCCGCACCGCCCGAGCGTCGGCGGCTCAGCCCAGCGGCCCCCGCAGCGCCGCCGGCGCCGGGCCGTACACCCGCGCCTTGA
- a CDS encoding CocE/NonD family hydrolase: MTRGGQWSTGQDGRVPGHRGPGPGRGGTVGAGARLGGLLVDAALGLPLRARRYTVDRDVAVPMPDGVTLFGDHYRPDVEDPLPVVLIRLPYGRSGVFAHAFAAPYARRGFQVFVQSTRGTYGSGGQFRPFTTEHEDGLATLAWVREQPWCDGRVAMTGGSYFGHTQWAVAPYADPPLVAVSPHITAARITSAFYDGGAPGAENALRWSVQIGAQEAGGLPLPTPWGRARVTRALRSQPLQAADTTAGGAPVPFWRDFTGHAEPGDGFWASADHQEADLAAFPPANMVTGWWDLFVAEQLRDVVRLQAAGVPVRLTVGPWIHGEPGELREIVRTDVRWLNHHLRGGRAPRSAAVRLYLQQAGTWLESPSWPPPGVHTEHHHLGADGSLGASPTGTSSTVVFDPADPTPSVGGPLLQGPGKQADQATVEARDDVLVFTGPELPADLDVVGPVRARVHLRPELEHADLVVRLCDVDPAGVSRNVVDGIRRLDPRTVPAEDVTVGQDGVLSVDLELFPTAYRFRRGHRLRVQVAGGAFPRFARNSGTGEPFAVTTGGRTSRVEVLHDAGHPSRLELPVLPAR, encoded by the coding sequence ATGACCCGGGGCGGTCAGTGGAGCACCGGGCAGGATGGCCGGGTGCCGGGGCACCGAGGCCCCGGCCCGGGGAGAGGCGGCACCGTGGGCGCAGGAGCCAGGCTGGGTGGACTGCTGGTGGACGCGGCGCTGGGGCTGCCGCTGCGGGCCCGGCGGTACACCGTCGACCGCGATGTCGCCGTCCCCATGCCGGACGGGGTGACGCTGTTCGGGGACCACTACCGCCCCGACGTCGAGGACCCCCTCCCGGTGGTGCTGATCCGGCTCCCCTACGGCCGGTCCGGGGTGTTCGCGCACGCGTTCGCGGCGCCGTACGCCCGGCGCGGCTTCCAGGTGTTCGTGCAGTCCACCCGCGGCACCTACGGCTCCGGCGGGCAGTTCCGGCCGTTCACCACCGAGCACGAGGACGGGCTGGCCACGCTGGCCTGGGTCCGCGAGCAGCCCTGGTGCGACGGCCGGGTCGCCATGACCGGGGGCAGCTACTTCGGGCACACCCAGTGGGCGGTCGCGCCCTACGCCGACCCGCCGCTGGTGGCCGTCAGCCCGCACATCACCGCCGCCCGCATCACCAGCGCCTTCTACGACGGCGGCGCCCCGGGCGCGGAGAACGCGCTGCGCTGGTCGGTGCAGATCGGCGCCCAGGAGGCCGGCGGCCTGCCGCTGCCCACCCCGTGGGGCCGGGCGAGGGTCACCCGGGCGCTGCGCAGCCAGCCCCTGCAGGCCGCGGACACGACGGCCGGGGGCGCCCCGGTCCCGTTCTGGCGTGACTTCACCGGGCACGCCGAGCCCGGCGACGGGTTCTGGGCGAGCGCCGACCACCAGGAGGCCGACCTCGCCGCGTTCCCCCCGGCGAACATGGTGACGGGCTGGTGGGACCTCTTCGTCGCCGAGCAGCTGCGCGACGTCGTCCGACTGCAGGCCGCCGGCGTCCCCGTCCGGCTCACCGTGGGCCCGTGGATCCACGGCGAGCCCGGCGAGCTGCGGGAGATCGTGCGCACCGACGTCCGCTGGCTCAACCACCACCTGCGCGGTGGCCGGGCGCCGCGGAGCGCCGCCGTCCGGCTGTACCTGCAGCAGGCCGGCACCTGGCTGGAGTCGCCGTCCTGGCCGCCCCCGGGGGTGCACACCGAGCACCACCACCTGGGTGCCGACGGCAGCCTGGGTGCGTCACCCACCGGGACGTCGAGCACGGTCGTCTTCGACCCGGCCGACCCCACCCCGAGCGTGGGCGGGCCGCTGCTGCAGGGCCCGGGCAAGCAGGCCGACCAGGCCACCGTCGAGGCCCGGGACGACGTGCTGGTCTTCACCGGCCCCGAGCTGCCCGCCGACCTCGACGTGGTCGGGCCCGTGCGGGCCCGGGTGCACCTGCGACCGGAGCTGGAGCACGCCGACCTCGTCGTCCGGCTCTGCGACGTCGACCCGGCCGGGGTGTCCCGCAACGTCGTGGACGGCATCCGGCGGCTCGACCCGCGCACCGTGCCCGCCGAGGACGTCACCGTCGGCCAGGACGGCGTGCTCAGCGTGGACCTCGAGCTGTTCCCCACCGCCTACCGGTTCCGCCGCGGCCACCGACTGCGCGTGCAGGTGGCCGGCGGGGCGTTCCCCCGGTTCGCCCGCAACAGCGGCACCGGGGAGCCCTTCGCCGTCACGACCGGGGGTCGGACCTCCCGGGTCGAGGTGCTGCACGACGCCGGGCACCCCTCGCGCCTGGAACTGCCCGTGCTGCCCGCCCGCTGA
- a CDS encoding TetR/AcrR family transcriptional regulator: protein MAELTERGRRTRQRIVEETGRQILAAGIGGTSLDDVRAATLTSKSQLFHYFPGGKSELVRAVAEWEGAELLAAQEPHVHDLSTRESWESWRLALVDYYIGQGRWACPIGSLATEAAARDPELAVFVAGAFTAWADLLVAGVRRMQDAGAVPGDADPRRIAASVLSAIQGGLVLSQPLHDPWPLEAALDQALHALDAPAR, encoded by the coding sequence GTGGCGGAGTTGACCGAGCGCGGACGGCGCACCCGCCAGCGCATCGTCGAGGAGACCGGGCGGCAGATCCTGGCCGCGGGCATCGGCGGCACCAGCCTGGACGACGTCCGGGCGGCCACGCTGACCAGCAAGTCCCAGCTGTTCCACTACTTCCCCGGTGGGAAGTCCGAGCTGGTGCGCGCAGTGGCCGAGTGGGAGGGTGCCGAGCTGCTGGCCGCCCAGGAGCCGCACGTGCACGACCTGTCCACCCGGGAGTCCTGGGAGTCCTGGCGGCTGGCGCTGGTCGACTACTACATCGGGCAGGGGCGCTGGGCCTGCCCGATCGGCTCGTTGGCCACCGAGGCCGCCGCCCGCGACCCGGAGCTGGCGGTGTTCGTGGCCGGGGCGTTCACCGCCTGGGCCGACCTGTTGGTCGCCGGGGTGCGGCGGATGCAGGACGCCGGCGCGGTCCCGGGCGATGCCGACCCCCGGCGGATCGCCGCCTCCGTGCTGTCGGCCATCCAGGGCGGCCTGGTGCTCAGCCAGCCGCTGCACGACCCGTGGCCGCTGGAGGCCGCGCTCGACCAGGCGTTGCACGCCCTGGACGCACCAGCCCGCTGA
- a CDS encoding SDR family oxidoreductase codes for MQSNEQVLSTLPRDDRLAGRTAWVTGSTSGIGEAVAHVLAASGATVLVSGRDRSRADAVTAAITAAGGTAHTLVADLSAAPDELRATAARAVELAGGRLDVLVNNAGVYPVSATEGLADEDLEAMLAVNVRAPHVLVGALVPAMAERGDGVVVDIGSWMARVGSPFGAMYTATKAALEQLTRSWAAEYGPRGVRVNTVAPGVTATPGNAAATAVLEQMTAATVAGRPVRPVDVAFAVRWLCTEEAAFVHGTTVDVDGGISAARVG; via the coding sequence ATGCAGTCCAACGAGCAGGTCCTGTCCACCCTCCCCCGCGACGACCGGCTGGCCGGCCGCACCGCCTGGGTCACCGGCTCCACCAGCGGCATCGGCGAGGCGGTCGCCCACGTGCTGGCCGCCTCCGGCGCGACCGTGCTCGTCAGTGGTCGCGACCGGTCCCGCGCCGACGCCGTCACCGCCGCGATCACCGCCGCCGGCGGCACCGCGCACACCCTGGTTGCCGACCTCTCTGCGGCCCCGGACGAGCTCCGGGCCACCGCCGCCCGGGCCGTCGAGCTGGCCGGCGGCCGGCTCGACGTGCTGGTCAACAACGCCGGCGTCTACCCCGTGTCGGCCACCGAGGGCCTCGCCGACGAGGACCTCGAGGCGATGCTCGCGGTCAACGTCCGTGCCCCGCACGTGCTGGTCGGTGCGCTGGTGCCGGCGATGGCCGAGCGGGGGGACGGCGTCGTGGTCGACATCGGCTCGTGGATGGCCCGGGTGGGCAGCCCGTTCGGCGCGATGTACACCGCCACCAAGGCGGCGCTGGAGCAGCTGACCCGTTCCTGGGCCGCCGAGTACGGACCCCGCGGCGTGCGGGTCAACACCGTCGCCCCCGGGGTGACCGCGACCCCAGGCAACGCCGCGGCCACCGCCGTCCTGGAGCAGATGACCGCCGCCACGGTCGCCGGTCGGCCGGTCCGCCCGGTCGACGTCGCGTTCGCCGTCCGCTGGCTGTGCACCGAGGAGGCCGCTTTCGTGCACGGCACGACCGTCGACGTCGACGGCGGCATCTCCGCTGCCCGGGTGGGCTGA
- a CDS encoding aldo/keto reductase, with protein MTMGNDAWGSDETASGAVLDAYLAAGGNAVDTADVYSGGRSEEIVGRLIAARGVRDRVVLATKYGFNAGGGPLTGGAGRKNAVRALEGSLRRLGTESVDLYWLHVWDDVTPAEEVLTTMTDLVRAGKVAHWGLSDVPAWFATQVATLAAAHGVPGPVALQLEYSLVARSIETEHVRAARELGMGVVPWSPLAGGFLSGKYSSGTGGRLSGPNPFGSSKDTAANRAVVEVVREVAAELERTPAQVSLAWVLGRPGVDSVLVGARTPEQVAANLVAADVELPPAVRTRLDEVSAPDLGPAGLFDPAMMAAVITGGTPYRRLR; from the coding sequence ATGACGATGGGCAACGACGCCTGGGGCTCGGACGAGACCGCCTCCGGTGCGGTCCTGGACGCCTACCTCGCGGCAGGCGGGAACGCCGTCGACACCGCCGACGTCTACTCCGGGGGCCGCAGCGAGGAGATCGTCGGCCGGCTGATCGCCGCCCGCGGGGTGCGCGACCGGGTCGTGCTGGCCACCAAGTACGGCTTCAACGCCGGCGGCGGGCCGCTCACCGGCGGCGCCGGGCGGAAGAACGCCGTCCGGGCGCTGGAGGGGTCATTGCGCCGGCTGGGCACCGAGTCGGTCGACCTGTACTGGCTGCACGTCTGGGACGACGTCACCCCCGCCGAGGAGGTGCTGACGACGATGACCGACCTCGTGCGGGCCGGGAAGGTGGCGCACTGGGGGCTCTCCGACGTCCCGGCGTGGTTCGCCACCCAGGTGGCCACCCTCGCCGCCGCCCACGGCGTGCCCGGGCCGGTCGCGCTGCAGCTGGAGTACTCGCTGGTGGCCCGGTCGATCGAGACCGAGCACGTGCGGGCGGCCCGCGAGCTCGGGATGGGCGTCGTGCCGTGGAGCCCGTTGGCCGGCGGGTTCCTGTCGGGCAAGTACTCCTCCGGGACCGGCGGACGGCTGTCCGGGCCCAACCCGTTCGGCAGCAGCAAGGACACCGCGGCCAACCGGGCCGTCGTCGAGGTGGTCCGGGAGGTCGCCGCCGAGCTGGAGCGCACCCCCGCGCAGGTGTCCCTGGCCTGGGTGCTCGGCCGCCCCGGGGTGGACTCCGTCCTGGTCGGCGCCCGCACCCCGGAGCAGGTGGCGGCCAACCTGGTCGCCGCCGACGTCGAGCTGCCCCCCGCCGTCCGCACCCGGCTCGACGAGGTGAGCGCCCCCGACCTGGGCCCCGCCGGGCTGTTCGACCCGGCGATGATGGCCGCGGTGATCACCGGGGGCACGCCCTACCGGCGGCTGCGCTGA
- a CDS encoding universal stress protein: MHVIVATDGSQASLAAARQFQWIADSREITHVTVVAVVSPYAAVPFANELTERRNTEPTDFSFQDDAAAAVAHVAAVFDGWGPTIHTQVRSGSPASEIIRAAVDTGAGLISLASGSRGLTATILLGTTASRVQHSAPCPVLVCRPTPGSPGGRPG; encoded by the coding sequence GTGCACGTCATCGTCGCCACCGACGGCTCGCAGGCCTCCCTCGCCGCGGCCCGGCAGTTCCAGTGGATCGCCGACTCCCGGGAGATCACCCACGTCACCGTGGTGGCCGTGGTCAGCCCCTACGCCGCGGTGCCCTTCGCCAACGAGCTCACCGAGCGGCGCAACACCGAGCCCACCGACTTCAGCTTCCAGGACGACGCCGCTGCTGCCGTCGCGCACGTCGCCGCGGTCTTCGACGGCTGGGGCCCGACCATCCACACCCAGGTGCGCAGCGGCTCCCCGGCCTCGGAGATCATCCGGGCCGCCGTCGACACCGGCGCCGGGCTGATCTCGCTGGCCTCGGGCAGCCGCGGGCTGACCGCCACGATCCTGCTGGGGACGACGGCCTCCCGGGTGCAGCACTCGGCGCCCTGCCCGGTGCTGGTGTGTCGGCCGACGCCGGGCAGCCCGGGCGGTCGACCCGGCTGA
- a CDS encoding APC family permease has protein sequence MTTPDVAQSAGRSELKRSITAKQLYFYVVGDVLGSGIYVLIGLVAAAVGGAFWMAFLAGVTVATVTGLAYAELVTKYPQAAGASLYVNKAFGKPVLTFFITICMLSANMAAVGSLASGFVRYFAGVIGMSEDAVVPALLIALAFVAVITVVNLIGITESVVANVVMTFIELSGLLIIVVIGVIALFQGVSDPSVLLQFSGEGSKAVAVVAGVSLAFFAMTGFENAANVAEETIDPSRAFPRALIGGMMTAGVVYVLVSIAAALAVPIDVLSGNTLLEVVREDLLPIPVGVMLVVFGLIAMVAISNTTLVTVVAQSRILYGMAREDVVPAVFEKVHPTRRSPYVALLFGAAVVGALLVIGALIQLSGSDLDVVDRLATITVVFLLFIYALVIVACLKLRGSDETADTYRANTPLLVFGILGNLVVLVYTLYDDPGALLWVAGLLALGVVLFLAQYANKKRTGTTPATTKEH, from the coding sequence ATGACCACACCGGACGTCGCGCAGAGCGCGGGCCGCAGCGAGCTCAAGCGCTCGATCACCGCCAAGCAGCTGTACTTCTACGTGGTGGGCGACGTCCTCGGCTCCGGCATCTACGTGCTGATCGGCCTGGTCGCCGCGGCCGTCGGCGGGGCGTTCTGGATGGCCTTCCTGGCCGGGGTCACCGTCGCCACCGTGACCGGGCTGGCCTACGCCGAGCTCGTCACCAAGTACCCGCAGGCCGCCGGGGCCTCCCTCTACGTCAACAAGGCGTTCGGCAAACCGGTCCTCACCTTCTTCATCACCATCTGCATGCTCTCGGCGAACATGGCCGCGGTCGGCTCGTTGGCCTCGGGCTTCGTCCGGTACTTCGCCGGGGTGATCGGGATGAGCGAGGACGCCGTGGTCCCCGCGCTGCTCATCGCGTTGGCCTTCGTCGCCGTCATCACGGTGGTCAACCTGATCGGCATCACCGAGTCGGTCGTGGCCAACGTGGTGATGACGTTCATCGAGCTCAGCGGGCTGCTGATCATCGTGGTCATCGGGGTGATCGCGCTGTTCCAGGGCGTCTCGGACCCCTCGGTGCTGCTGCAGTTCAGCGGGGAGGGCAGCAAGGCCGTCGCGGTGGTCGCCGGGGTCTCGCTGGCCTTCTTCGCGATGACCGGGTTCGAGAACGCGGCTAACGTCGCCGAGGAGACCATCGACCCCTCGCGGGCGTTCCCGCGGGCGCTCATCGGCGGCATGATGACCGCCGGCGTCGTCTACGTGCTGGTGTCGATCGCCGCTGCGCTGGCGGTGCCGATCGACGTGCTGTCGGGCAACACCCTGCTGGAGGTCGTGCGCGAGGACCTCCTGCCGATCCCGGTGGGCGTGATGCTCGTGGTCTTCGGGCTCATCGCCATGGTCGCGATCAGCAACACCACGCTGGTCACCGTGGTCGCCCAGTCCCGGATCCTCTACGGGATGGCCCGCGAGGACGTCGTCCCGGCGGTGTTCGAGAAGGTGCACCCCACCCGCCGCAGCCCCTACGTGGCGCTGCTGTTCGGTGCCGCCGTCGTCGGCGCGCTGCTGGTGATCGGCGCGCTGATCCAGCTCAGCGGTTCCGACCTCGACGTGGTCGACCGGCTGGCCACCATCACCGTGGTCTTCCTGCTCTTCATCTACGCCCTGGTGATCGTCGCCTGCCTGAAGCTGCGCGGCAGCGACGAGACCGCCGACACCTACCGGGCCAACACCCCGCTGCTGGTGTTCGGGATCCTCGGCAACCTGGTCGTGCTCGTCTACACGCTCTACGACGACCCGGGTGCGCTGCTCTGGGTGGCCGGGCTGCTGGCGCTGGGCGTGGTGCTGTTCCTGGCGCAGTACGCGAACAAGAAGCGCACCGGCACCACCCCGGCCACCACGAAGGAGCACTGA
- a CDS encoding NAD(P)H-binding protein, protein MSVSSPVVVVTGANGLVGAAVCRALAERSAQVRAVVRRPGTAPVLDGVTEHVGDAADALGGADAVVTTVHPMGSDRDEQHRVGVEGTARLARAARDAGVERLVHVSTAGVYDRSAGLGDLAEDAALLPEGSGDYPDTKNAADVALAEVGGLTTVLVRPPAIAGAAGTSVWNTLRPQAFVDGDRSVNPAKSWSWVHVEDLAAMLADLAVGAVAASDDPEQGPVPGGTTPVLVAGEPATWGDYLGAVGEAVGITPEWTDEPVWTGQLVTDRARRWGWAPRVGLDRALAELRQGLARS, encoded by the coding sequence ATGAGCGTCTCCTCTCCCGTCGTCGTGGTCACCGGTGCCAACGGACTCGTCGGTGCCGCCGTCTGCCGGGCGCTGGCCGAGCGGTCCGCGCAGGTGCGGGCCGTCGTCCGCCGACCCGGCACCGCCCCGGTGCTCGACGGCGTCACCGAGCACGTGGGCGACGCCGCCGACGCGCTCGGCGGTGCCGACGCCGTGGTCACGACCGTGCACCCGATGGGCTCGGACCGCGACGAGCAGCACCGGGTCGGCGTCGAGGGCACTGCGCGCCTCGCCCGCGCGGCCCGCGACGCCGGCGTCGAGCGGCTGGTGCACGTCTCGACCGCCGGGGTCTACGACCGTTCGGCCGGGCTGGGCGACCTCGCCGAGGACGCCGCCCTGCTGCCCGAGGGCAGCGGCGACTACCCGGACACCAAGAACGCCGCCGACGTCGCACTGGCCGAGGTGGGTGGGCTGACCACCGTGCTGGTGCGCCCGCCGGCGATCGCCGGGGCCGCCGGGACGTCGGTGTGGAACACGCTGCGCCCGCAGGCCTTCGTCGACGGCGACCGCAGCGTGAACCCGGCGAAGAGCTGGTCCTGGGTGCACGTCGAGGACCTCGCCGCGATGCTCGCCGACCTCGCCGTCGGCGCCGTCGCCGCCTCCGACGACCCCGAGCAGGGCCCGGTCCCCGGCGGCACCACCCCGGTGCTGGTCGCGGGCGAACCGGCCACCTGGGGGGACTACCTGGGTGCGGTGGGCGAGGCCGTCGGCATCACCCCCGAGTGGACCGACGAGCCGGTGTGGACCGGGCAGCTGGTGACCGACCGGGCGCGCCGGTGGGGCTGGGCGCCGCGGGTGGGGCTGGACCGTGCGCTGGCCGAGCTCCGCCAAGGGCTCGCCCGGTCCTGA